Genomic DNA from Peribacillus sp. FSL H8-0477:
TCCCATAAACGAGAGTCACTTTTGTTAGGATCAAAAGAAAAGCCTCCAAATAACAAGGGCCCTGTTGCTATTATATCGGTTGCTCCTGTAATAACAGCAGTATTCCGGATGGTAGACCAGTTATCTTCCATACTGTTGAAACGATTCGAATCAGCAGGTACTTGGAGTTTCAGGGCTTTCCCTAAACCCGCAATGACAATTTCTTTCTCAGGGTCCTGCCAAAAAAAGCGTTCCCCTTCATAGCGTTCTCTTCCAGCTCGATAAAATGAAAGGGGGTCAATATGATCGATTTTTTTTACTTCACTGAACAGGACGACTGTTTGGAGCAAATTTGCTTGTTCCAACGCCTGCTTTAGTCCTACAAATCGTTCAGTTTTATATGAAATAGACAAAAAAATCCCCCCGTAAATATAAGTTCAAACCTCTTTAAAGATACACCTCTGTCAGAGTTAATGTCAATTATTCCAACTAGTGAGAACAATTTTCTTCCTTATTATATAAAACTTGAACTAAGCAATTAGTGCCATTCGAAAAAGACATTGACACTGCCTCAATCTTTTTCTAAACTTAGTCTGTATGCTTACGTCATTTTCAGCCAATTTTCTACTTATAGAGGAGAGACACAATGGATTCACAAGATTATTCAAATTCAGCTTCGCTTCCAGGTAAGCGACACTGGAAAATATGGTGGGAACTAATAAGGCCCCATACATTAACAGCCGGTTTTATTCCTGTATTAATGGGAACCGCACTTGCACTCCTTACAGACTCAGTAAATACGCTGTTATTTCTAGCTATGCTTTTTGCCAGCTTGCTCATTCAGGCTGCTACCAATTTATTCAATGAGTATTATGATTTCAAACGAGGACTAGATACCGCAGAATCAGTAGGAATCGGCGGCGGCATTGTTCGTCACGGGATGACACCAAAACTGATTATGCAGCTCGCACTTGTTATGTATACCATATCGTTGCTGCTTGGCATTTATATCTGTGCCGCATCTTCTTGGTGGCTTGCAGCAGTCGGTCTTGTCTGCATGCTGGTCGGCTATTTATATACTGGAGGACCATTCCCAATCTCTTGGACACCATTCGGCGAACTTGCTTCTGGATTCTTTATGGGATTCTTGATTATACTCATTGCCTATTATATTCAAACTGGGCATGTTTCAAGCATAGCTGTATTAGTGGCTGTTCCAAGCGGTATATTAGTAGGACTAATTAATATGGCCAATAATATTCGAGATCATGATGGGGATAAACGCAGCGGACGTAGAACCCTTCCAATTTTACTTGGACAAAAGAAAGCAATTATCTTTATGGGGATTATGTTCGCAATAGCCTATCTCTGGGTAATTGGATTAGTTGTCACTGGAACGGTATCTCCATGGATTCTACTCGCTTTATTAAGTATTCCTAAGGCCGTACAAACAACAAAAGGTTTTGTTGGTAAAACAATGCCTATTGAAATGATGCCTGCCATGAAATCTGCTGGGCAGACCAACACCTTCTTTGGTTTCCTTTTATCGATTGGCTTATTCATCAGTTACTTTATATAACTCTTTACCCCGTGTATCCTTACACGGGGTATTTTTTTTCAATTGTATATCTTGTTTCCCCAGCCTATAAAGCGGGTAATATGTAGTTATAACTAATCGTAAGCGAGACATTAAACACGAGGAGTGATTTCAATGGCTACAAATAAACAGATAGAACACTTAAAAGATATGCTTTTGACTGAACAAGAGCAGGCATCGAATAGAATACAACAAGATAAAGAAACCGTAATTGAAAAAAGTGAAAGAGAAGCTTCAGAAGAGTTATCCTCCTATGATAATCATCCAGGTGACTTAGGCACAGAATTATTTGAAAAAGAAAGAGATATGGCGCTTACTACTCATGCTGAATCACAAAGTGAAAAAATAAGTGAAGCCTTAAATGCTATAGAAGACGGCAGCTATGGAAGATGTAAGAC
This window encodes:
- a CDS encoding 1,4-dihydroxy-2-naphthoate polyprenyltransferase codes for the protein MDSQDYSNSASLPGKRHWKIWWELIRPHTLTAGFIPVLMGTALALLTDSVNTLLFLAMLFASLLIQAATNLFNEYYDFKRGLDTAESVGIGGGIVRHGMTPKLIMQLALVMYTISLLLGIYICAASSWWLAAVGLVCMLVGYLYTGGPFPISWTPFGELASGFFMGFLIILIAYYIQTGHVSSIAVLVAVPSGILVGLINMANNIRDHDGDKRSGRRTLPILLGQKKAIIFMGIMFAIAYLWVIGLVVTGTVSPWILLALLSIPKAVQTTKGFVGKTMPIEMMPAMKSAGQTNTFFGFLLSIGLFISYFI